In the genome of Xanthobacteraceae bacterium, one region contains:
- a CDS encoding TetR/AcrR family transcriptional regulator → MAKTTKPKRLQAAEAVPNPQARQSARAAQPRGKGDEILDAALEEFSANGFAATRLDDVAKRAGVAKGTIYFYFKDKEELFERLLHSYMSPLVDALESRITGEAPARVVLETMVDVFDREVLQTRRKDILRLIISEGPRFPRIAEAYYRNVLSRVQAVMRRALAGAVERGEISKSFVEFPQLVFAPALVSVVWKSMFDRFQPLDGKKLMLAHIGVIFGDRGK, encoded by the coding sequence ATGGCGAAAACGACAAAACCGAAAAGATTGCAGGCGGCGGAAGCTGTGCCGAACCCGCAGGCGAGGCAGTCCGCGCGCGCAGCGCAACCGCGTGGCAAGGGCGACGAAATTCTCGACGCCGCGCTTGAGGAATTCTCCGCAAACGGATTTGCCGCGACCCGGCTCGATGATGTTGCAAAACGCGCAGGCGTCGCGAAGGGGACGATCTATTTCTACTTCAAGGACAAGGAAGAATTGTTCGAGCGGCTGCTGCACTCGTACATGAGTCCGCTGGTGGATGCGCTGGAGAGTCGGATCACGGGCGAGGCTCCGGCTCGCGTCGTGCTGGAGACGATGGTCGATGTATTCGACCGCGAAGTGTTGCAAACGCGGCGCAAGGATATTTTGCGCCTCATCATCAGCGAAGGTCCGCGCTTTCCTCGCATTGCGGAGGCCTATTACCGCAACGTGCTGTCGCGCGTGCAGGCGGTGATGCGCCGCGCGCTCGCAGGGGCGGTGGAACGCGGCGAGATTTCGAAATCCTTCGTCGAGTTTCCGCAACTTGTGTTCGCGCCGGCGCTGGTTTCGGTGGTCTGGAAAAGCATGTTCGATCGCTTCCAGCCGCTCGACGGCAAGAAGCTGATGCTCGCGCATATCGGCGTCATATTCGGGGATCGGGGAAAATGA